In a genomic window of Piliocolobus tephrosceles isolate RC106 chromosome 1, ASM277652v3, whole genome shotgun sequence:
- the TRIM17 gene encoding E3 ubiquitin-protein ligase TRIM17 has product MEAVELARKLQEEATCSICLDYFTDPVMTACGHNFCRACIQLSWEKVQGKKGRRKQKGSFPCPKCRAMSPQRNLLPNRLLTKVAEMARQHPGLQKQDLCQEHQEPLKLFCQEDQSPVCVVCRESREHQLHRVLPAKEAVQGYKLKLEEDTEYLREQITRTGNLQAREEQSLAEWQGKVKERRERIVLEFEKMNLYLVEEEQRLLRALEREEEETASRLRESVACLDRQGHSLELLLLQLEERSTHGPLQMLQDMKEPLSRKNNVSVQCPEVAPPTRPRTVCRVPGQIEVLRGFLEDVVPDATSAYPYLLLYESRQRRYLGSSLEGSRFCSKDRFMAYPCAVGQTTFSSGRHYWEVGMNITGDALWALGVCRDNVSRKDRVPKCPKNGFWVVQLSKGTKYLSALSAPIPVMLMEPPSHVGVFLDFEAREVSFYSVSDGSHLHTYSQATFPGPLQPFFCLGTPKSGQMVISTVTMWVKG; this is encoded by the exons ATGGAGGCTGTGGAACTTGCCAGAAAGCTGCAGGAGGAAGCTACGTGCTCCATCTGTCTGGACTACTTCACAGACCCTGTGATGACCGCCTGTGGCCACAACTTCTGCCGCGCGTGCATCCAGCTGAGCTGGGAGAAGGTGCAGGGCAAGAAGGGGAGGCGGAAGCAAAAGGGCTCCTTCCCCTGCCCCAAGTGCAGAGCGATGTCCCCGCAGAGGAACCTGCTGCCCAACCGGCTGCTGACCAAGGTGGCCGAGATGGCGCGGCAGCATCCTGGCCTGCAGAAGCAAGACCTGTGCCAGGAGCACCAGGAGCCCCTCAAGCTTTTCTGCCAGGAGGACCAGAGCCCCGTCTGTGTGGTGTGCAGGGAGTCCCGGGAGCACCAACTGCACAGGGTGCTGCCCGCCAAGGAGGCGGTGCAGGGGTACAAG TTGAAGCTGGAGGAAGACACGGAGTACCTTCGGGAGCAGATCACCAGGACAGGGAATCTGCAGGCCAGGGAGGAACAGAGCTTAGCCGAGTGGCAG GGCAAGGTGAAGGAGCGGAGAGAACGTATTGTGCTGGAGTTTGAGAAGATGAACCTCTATCTGGTGGAAGAAGAGCAGAGGCTCCTCCGGGCtctggagagggaagaggaggagactgCCAGCAGACTCCGGGAGAGCGTGGCCTGCCTGGACCGGCAGGGTCACTCcctggagctgctgctgctgcagctggaGGAGCGGAGTACACATGGGCCCCTCCAGATGCTGCAG GACATGAAGGAACCCCTGAGCAG GAAGAACAACGTGAGTGTGCAGTGCCCAGAGGTTGCCCCTCCAACCAGACCCAGGACTGTGTGCAGGGTTCCCGGACAGATTGAAGTGCTAAGAGGCTTTCTAG AGGATGTGGTGCCTGATGCCACCTCCGCATACCCCTACCTTCTCCTGTACGAGAGCCGCCAGAGGCGCTACCTCGGCTCTTCGCTGGAGGGCAGCAGGTTCTGCAGCAAGGACCGATTCATGGCTTACCCCTGTGCTGTGGGTCAGACAACCTTCTCCTCTGGGAGGCACTACTGGGAGGTGGGCATGAACATCACCGGGGATGCGCTGTGGGCCctgggtgtgtgcagagacaacGTGAGCAGGAAAGACAGGGTCCCCAAGTGCCCCAAAAACGGCTTCTGGGTGGTACAGCTGTCCAAAGGAACCAAGTACTTATCCGCCTTGTCTGCCCCAATCCCGGTTATGCTGATGgagcctcccagccatgtgggcGTCTTCCTGGACTTCGAGGCCAGGGAGGTGTCATTCTACAGCGTGAGCGATGGATCCCACCTGCACACCTACTCCCAGGCCACCTTCCCGGGCCCCCTGCAGCCTTTCTTCTGCCTAGGGACTCCGAAGTCTGGTCAGATGGTCATCTCCACAGTGACCATGTGGGTGAAGGGATAG
- the TRIM11 gene encoding E3 ubiquitin-protein ligase TRIM11 isoform X1, whose protein sequence is MAAPDLSTNLQEEATCAICLDYFTDPVMTDCGHNFCRECIRRCWGQPEGPYACPECRELSPQRNLRPNRPLAKMAEMARRLHPPSPVPQGVCPAHREPLAAFCGDELRLLCAACERSGEHWAHRVRPLQDAAEDLKAKLEKSLEHLRKQMQDALFFQAQADETCILWQMVESQRQNVLGEFERLRRLLAEEEQQLLQRLEEEELEVLPRLRESAARLGQQSAHLAELIAELEGRCQLPALGLLQDIKDALRRVQDVKLQPPEVVPMELRTVCRVPGLVETLRRFRGDVTLDPDTANPELILSEDRRSVQRGDLRQALPDSPERFDPGPCVLGQERFTSGRHYWEVEVGDRTSWALGVCRENVNRKEKGELSAGNGFWILVFLGSYYNSSERALAPLRDPPRRVGIFLDYEARHLSFYSATDGSLLFIFPEIPFSGTLRPLFSPLSSSPTPMTICRPKGGSGDTLAPQ, encoded by the exons ATGGCCGCCCCCGACCTGTCCACCAACCTCCAGGAGGAGGCCACCTGCGCCATCTGCCTCGACTACTTCACAGATCCGGTGATGACCGACTGCGGCCACAACTTCTGCCGCGAGTGCATCCGGCGCTGCTGGGGCCAGCCCGAGGGCCCGTACGCGTGTCCCGAGTGCCGCGAGCTGTCCCCGCAGAGGAACCTGCGGCCCAACCGCCCGCTTGCCAAGATGGCCGAGATGGCGCGGCGCCTGCACCCGCCGTCGCCGGTCCCGCAGGGCGTGTGTCCCGCGCACCGCGAGCCACTGGCCGCCTTCTGTGGGGACGAGCTGCGCCTCCTGTGCGCGGCCTGCGAGCGGTCAGGGGAGCACTGGGCGCACCGCGTGCGGCCGCTGCAGGACGCGGCCGAAGACCTCAAG GCGAAGCTGGAGAAGTCACTGGAGCATCTCCGGAAGCAGATGCAGGATGCATTGTTCTTCCAAGCCCAGGCGGATGAGACCTGCATCTTGTGGCAG ATGGTGGAGAGCCAGCGGCAGAACGTGCTGGGTGAGTTCGAACGTCTTCGCCGTTTGCTGGCAGAGGAGGAGCAGCAGCTGCtacagaggctggaggaggaggagctggaggtGCTGCCCCGGCTGCGGGAGAGTGCAGCCCGCCTGGGCCAGCAGAGCGCCCACCTAGCTGAGCTCATCGCCGAGCTCGAGGGCCGCTGCCAGCTGCCTGCGCTGGGGCTGCTGCAG GACATCAAGGACGCCCTGCGCAG GGTCCAGGATGTGAAGCTGCAGCCCCCAGAAGTTGTGCCCATGGAGCTGAGGACCGTGTGCAGGGTCCCGGGACTGGTGGAGACACTGCGGAGGTTTCGAG GGGATGTGACCTTGGACCCGGATACCGCCAACCCTGAGCTGATCCTGTCTGAAGACAGGCGGAGCGTACAGCGGGGGGACCTGCGGCAGGCCCTGCCGGACAGCCCAGAGCGCTTCGACCCCGGCCCCTGTGTGCTAGGCCAGGAGCGTTTCACCTCAGGCCGCCActactgggaggtggaggttggggacCGCACCAGCTGGGCCCTGGGGGTATGCAGGGAGAATGTGAACAGGAAGGAGAAGGGCGAACTGTCCGCGGGCAATGGCTTCTGGATCCTGGTCTTCCTGGGGAGCTATTACAATTCCTCTGAACGGGCCTTGGCTCCACTCCGGGACCCACCCAGGCGTGTGGGGATCTTTCTGGACTACGAGGCCAGACATCTCTCGTTCTACAGCGCCACTGATGGGTCGCTGCTATTCATCTTCCCTGAGATCCCCTTCTCTGGGACGCTGCGGCCCCTCTTCTCACCCCTGTCCAGCAGCCCAACCCCGATGACTATCTGCCGGCCGAAAGGTGGGTCCGGGGACACCCTGGCTCCCCAGTGA
- the TRIM11 gene encoding E3 ubiquitin-protein ligase TRIM11 isoform X2, whose product MAAPDLSTNLQEEATCAICLDYFTDPVMTDCGHNFCRECIRRCWGQPEGPYACPECRELSPQRNLRPNRPLAKMAEMARRLHPPSPVPQGVCPAHREPLAAFCGDELRLLCAACERSGEHWAHRVRPLQDAAEDLKAKLEKSLEHLRKQMQDALFFQAQADETCILWQKMVESQRQNVLGEFERLRRLLAEEEQQLLQRLEEEELEVLPRLRESAARLGQQSAHLAELIAELEGRCQLPALGLLQDIKDALRRVQDVKLQPPEVVPMELRTVCRVPGLVETLRRFRGDVTLDPDTANPELILSEDRRSVQRGDLRQALPDSPERFDPGPCVLGQERFTSGRHYWEVEVGDRTSWALGVCRENVNRKEKGELSAGNGFWILVFLGSYYNSSERALAPLRDPPRRVGIFLDYEARHLSFYSATDGSLLFIFPEIPFSGTLRPLFSPLSSSPTPMTICRPKGGSGDTLAPQ is encoded by the exons ATGGCCGCCCCCGACCTGTCCACCAACCTCCAGGAGGAGGCCACCTGCGCCATCTGCCTCGACTACTTCACAGATCCGGTGATGACCGACTGCGGCCACAACTTCTGCCGCGAGTGCATCCGGCGCTGCTGGGGCCAGCCCGAGGGCCCGTACGCGTGTCCCGAGTGCCGCGAGCTGTCCCCGCAGAGGAACCTGCGGCCCAACCGCCCGCTTGCCAAGATGGCCGAGATGGCGCGGCGCCTGCACCCGCCGTCGCCGGTCCCGCAGGGCGTGTGTCCCGCGCACCGCGAGCCACTGGCCGCCTTCTGTGGGGACGAGCTGCGCCTCCTGTGCGCGGCCTGCGAGCGGTCAGGGGAGCACTGGGCGCACCGCGTGCGGCCGCTGCAGGACGCGGCCGAAGACCTCAAG GCGAAGCTGGAGAAGTCACTGGAGCATCTCCGGAAGCAGATGCAGGATGCATTGTTCTTCCAAGCCCAGGCGGATGAGACCTGCATCTTGTGGCAG AAGATGGTGGAGAGCCAGCGGCAGAACGTGCTGGGTGAGTTCGAACGTCTTCGCCGTTTGCTGGCAGAGGAGGAGCAGCAGCTGCtacagaggctggaggaggaggagctggaggtGCTGCCCCGGCTGCGGGAGAGTGCAGCCCGCCTGGGCCAGCAGAGCGCCCACCTAGCTGAGCTCATCGCCGAGCTCGAGGGCCGCTGCCAGCTGCCTGCGCTGGGGCTGCTGCAG GACATCAAGGACGCCCTGCGCAG GGTCCAGGATGTGAAGCTGCAGCCCCCAGAAGTTGTGCCCATGGAGCTGAGGACCGTGTGCAGGGTCCCGGGACTGGTGGAGACACTGCGGAGGTTTCGAG GGGATGTGACCTTGGACCCGGATACCGCCAACCCTGAGCTGATCCTGTCTGAAGACAGGCGGAGCGTACAGCGGGGGGACCTGCGGCAGGCCCTGCCGGACAGCCCAGAGCGCTTCGACCCCGGCCCCTGTGTGCTAGGCCAGGAGCGTTTCACCTCAGGCCGCCActactgggaggtggaggttggggacCGCACCAGCTGGGCCCTGGGGGTATGCAGGGAGAATGTGAACAGGAAGGAGAAGGGCGAACTGTCCGCGGGCAATGGCTTCTGGATCCTGGTCTTCCTGGGGAGCTATTACAATTCCTCTGAACGGGCCTTGGCTCCACTCCGGGACCCACCCAGGCGTGTGGGGATCTTTCTGGACTACGAGGCCAGACATCTCTCGTTCTACAGCGCCACTGATGGGTCGCTGCTATTCATCTTCCCTGAGATCCCCTTCTCTGGGACGCTGCGGCCCCTCTTCTCACCCCTGTCCAGCAGCCCAACCCCGATGACTATCTGCCGGCCGAAAGGTGGGTCCGGGGACACCCTGGCTCCCCAGTGA